Proteins from a genomic interval of Acanthopagrus latus isolate v.2019 chromosome 7, fAcaLat1.1, whole genome shotgun sequence:
- the LOC119022286 gene encoding emerin-like, translating to MSSLSSMSAGELSELLDEYGIKHGPVVGSTRSLYERKLKEAMAKDKKERRAKPSPDKTYYREEEDEVTYVYRTPVRSEGAGDSGTYMRSRPDWSEREYDQQTSYSSYSSSKPEYRGRDLVDEPYMYDTPTSYKNSLRSAPMKSGQDASKTPKSSRLIPLWVQFVFFLAAAAFLYIIFTNMESNEPFKGIN from the exons ATGTCTTCACTCAGCAGCATGTCCGCGGGGGAACTCAGCGAGCTGCTCGATGAGTACGGGATAAAACACGGGCCTGTGGTCG GCTCCACCAGAAGTCTGTATGAAAGGAAGCTGAAAGAGGCCATGGCCAAAGacaagaaggagagaagagcgAAACCATCGCCTGACAAAACTTACTACAGAGAAGAGG aggaTGAAGTCACTTATGTTTACAGAACACCT GTGAGGAGTGAAGGTGCTGGAGACAG TGGGACTTACATGAGGTCAAGACCAGACTGGTCTGAGAGGGAATATGATCAACA GACGTCCTACTCAAGCTACTCGAGCTCAAAGCCTGAATACAGAGGAAGAGATCTGGTTGATGA GCCCTACATGTACGACACACCCACTTCTTACAAAAACTCTTTGAGATCAGCTCCCATGAAGTCCGGGCAAGATGCCTCGAAAACTCCCAAGTCGTCTCGCCTCATCCCGCTGTGGGTTCAGTTTGTGTTCTTCTTGGCTGCGGCCGCCTTCCTCTACATCATTTTTACCAATATGGAGTCAAATGAACCCTTCAAAGGAATCAATTGA
- the si:ch211-150o23.3 gene encoding deleted in malignant brain tumors 1 protein, which translates to MLRFLHILLTGLSGVLWDGVAAFGGVRLVNGENKCSGRVEVLRHDQWGTVCDHGWDLREADVVCLELGCGLAETALHGSVFGAGKGEILLRHVQCSGHESSLTRCAVVLHSDSHCTHLNDAGVKCSGTLLTPTLTLLSPHTVFTSGEAVRFSCSVPLGHHLSDFHLYKHGVSTPLVTQRADQTQTRVDLTLTDIEASHQGSYSCRYRIKGGFPAELLSSPPSNSINITVVELLTPQHWYNTSTEAPAGSVLKGHSFNITCSTPQQYPGGSFQLRLIRSNGTVRQSLPALAPSVTFTFPNAQSSNEGYYYCLYRVQLGGRTFVSRESQPLPIAIRDPDPLLSPVVISWLVSGLTFVIAVIVIIIVAKVLCNKEKKPTELERETRTCVDNTYVALSINKL; encoded by the exons ATGCTGAGATTCCTCCATATCCTTTTAACAG GCCTCTCGGGTGTTCTGTGGGATGGAGTTGCTGCTTTTG GTGGAGTCAGACTAGTGAATGGGGAGAATAAGTGCTCTGGCAGAGTTGAGGTGCTTCGCCACGACCAGTGGGGAACTGTTTGCGACCATGGCTGGGACCTACGGGAGGCTGACGTGGTGTGCCTGGAGCTGGGCTGCGGCTTAGCCGAAACTGCCCTTCATGGTTCAGTATTCGGTGCAGGCAAAGGAGAGATCTTGTTGCGCCATGTCCAGTGTTCCGGACACGAGTCCAGTTTGACACGCTGTGCTGTTGTCCTTCACAGTGACTCCCACTGCACCCATTTGAATGATGCAGGGGTGAAATGCTCAG GTACCCTTTTAACACCCACCCTCACCCTGCTGTCGCCTCACACTGTGTTCACTTCTGGCGAGGCTGTTCGCTTTAGCTGCAGCGTCCCGCTGGGTCACCACCTCAGTGACTTTCACCTGTACAAGCATGGAGTGTCCACGCCGCTGGTTACACAGAGGGCGGACCAGACCCAGACCAGAGTGGACCTGACGCTGACTGACATTGAGGCTTCCCACCAGGGCAGCTATAGTTGTCGGTACAGGATCAAGGGCGGGTTCCCTGCTGAGCTGCTCAGCTCTCCACCCAGCAACTCCATCAACATTACCGTTG TGGAGCTCCTGACTCCCCAGCATTGGTACAACACGTCCACTGAGGCCCCGGCTGGTTCCGTCCTAAAAGGCCACAGTTTCAACATCACCTGCTCCACCCCGCAGCAGTACCCTGGGGGCTCCTTCCAGCTGCGTCTGATCCGCTCCAACGGCACAGTGCGCCAGTCCCTGCCCGCCCTCGCCCCGTCTGTCACTTTCACCTTCCCCAACGCCCAGAGCTCCAACGAGGGCTACTACTACTGCCTGTATCGGGTCCAGCTGGGTGGACGCACCTTTGTCTCCAGAGAAAGCCAGCCCCTGCCTATAGCCATCAGAG ACCCGGATCCATTACTGAGTCCAGTGGTGATCAGTTGGCTCGTGTCTGGCCTGACATTTGTCATAGCTGTCATCGTCATAATTATTGTAGCCAAGGTGCTGTGTAACAAGGAGAAGAAGCCTACTGAACTGGAGCGAGAGACCAGAACCT GTGTGGACAACACTTACGTTGCCTTATCAATTAACAAGCTATGA